A single window of Zea mays cultivar B73 chromosome 10, Zm-B73-REFERENCE-NAM-5.0, whole genome shotgun sequence DNA harbors:
- the LOC109942907 gene encoding PHD finger protein ALFIN-LIKE 7 has translation MEPLHDSGQRMMRRLHMMINNHATVSEVVTGSGEKQPKACNTNYETKSSSIKEPGSSSRLAEQPLPKKERQIIKEDGGGKDQAFQCGTCGGMYSENGVFWIGCDICDKWYHGDCVRITPVEAKHIDQYSCPACSNKRSRE, from the exons GAGACGACTCCACATGATGATCAATAATCATGCCACTGTATCTGAAGTTGTGACAGGGAGTGGGGAGAAGCAACCAAAAGCCTGCAACACAAATTATGAAACCAAGTCAAGTTCTATTAAG GAACCCGGTTCTAGCAGCAGGCTAGCAGAGCAGCCTCTACCAAAGAAGGAGCGACAAATCATCAAAGAAGATGGAGGCGGCAAGGATCAAGCTTTCCAGTGCGGTACATGTGGAGGGATGTACTCGGAAAATGGAGTATTCTGGATTGGCTGCGACATTTGCGATAAGTGGTACCATGGTGACTGTGTCCGCATCACACCTGTGGAGGCAAAGCACATCGATCAGTACAGTTGCCCCGCTTGCAGCAACAAGAGGAGCAGAGAGTGA